The genomic interval GTACGCCTCCATGTCCTGGCATTATTTTTCCGCTGTCTTTAACTTCAGCTACTCGTTTGAATTTGGATTCAATTAAATCACCAATGGTGCCAAAAACGCCAACAATTACGGCAATCACAATCCAAATATACAAATTTGACTCGGCAATTTGAATATAATATTTAGCAATAATATAACTAGCTAATACGGTGAAAAAAACTCCTCCAAAAAAACCTTCGAATGTTTTTTTAGGTGAAATTCGTTCAAATAGTTTAGTTTTTCCTATAGATTTCCCCACGATATAAGCAAAGGAATCGTTAGTCCAAATCAAAATAAAAATACTAATAAGAATTTTAGGGTTGTACCCTGTTTTTCCAAATGGAATTTTAGTAATAATTATAAATGGAAGTATAATGTATCCAATAAGATAAATGTATTTTGATAAT from Flavobacterium ovatum carries:
- a CDS encoding phosphatidate cytidylyltransferase, with amino-acid sequence MNETLKRSLSGAVYVFLLIFSILYSTESFFILFGAFLLTATVEFCSLVKINKIAPFLIATLCYAFFYSITFATNGILLSLKFNKTFDLIVLGTTLFVSAKCIHFLFDSKALTINSLSKYIYLIGYIILPFIIITKIPFGKTGYNPKILISIFILIWTNDSFAYIVGKSIGKTKLFERISPKKTFEGFFGGVFFTVLASYIIAKYYIQIAESNLYIWIVIAVIVGVFGTIGDLIESKFKRVAEVKDSGKIMPGHGGVLDRLDSVIFVAPIVFLFYQILNYVS